In Natrinema sp. HArc-T2, the genomic window TACGTCACAGACGTCGATGGCAACCTCGAGCTGTTCGGGCTGGAAGTTGCTGACACCGACGTGGTTGGTCAAGCCCTCGTCTACGAGCTCGGAAAAGGCCCCAAGCGTCTCCTCGGCGTCGTAGGTCCGGGACGGCCAGTGGACGTATAGCAGGTCGACGTAGTCGACGCCTAGTCGGTCGAGACTCTCGCGTGTCGTCTCGAGGACGTCGTCGTGTTCGAGGTTGTCGATCCAGACCTTGGTCGCGAGGAAGATCTCCTCGCGGTCGACATCCGCAGCCGCGATTCCGTCACCGACGGCGTCCTCGTTGCCGTAAATCTGGGCGGTGTCGATGTGTCGATAGCCCGCCTCGAGGGCCGTCCGGACGCTCTCGGCACACTGCTCGGGGTCCTCGTTTTCCCAGGTTCCGAGCCCGAGCATCGGCATACCGTCGGTGGTCGGACACGTCTCTGGCGGAATCGTATCGGCGTCGGAAGTCACCATACGTGGATAGACGGGCAGAACGCGAAAAGGGGTTTTGGTACCGGTCAGCGGTTCGCCTTGTGACAGCGAAATCGGCGGCGAGACGCCAGAGATTCCTCGAGAACGATGCCCACGGCATAATGTTTCGTCGCGGACATCGATTCGCTCGAGGGGAGCCTCGACTGTTGGGTTGCCATGACCTCGCCCGGTCGGGTTCGAGCTGCGAGCGCAGTCATAGACAGTCGCGTGAAACGACACGCGAGCTAGATCTCGCTGTGAAAGCAGCTACTGGTACATCCGCAACGGCTTGGCCTGCGAACTCTCCTCCTGGCCGATCGCCTGCATCTGCTGGGCCAACTGCTCCCGTTTCGCCCGGATCTCCTCGGCACTGGTGACGAGCTCTTGGACGTCGACCTCGAGGTCGGCGAGCGGTTCGATCCCTTCTTCGAGTAAGACGCTCGCGGCCCGGGGATCGGGGAACTGTGGATCACACTCGACGACGAGGCCGACACTATCGATCTCGTCGCGTGCAGCACTGTTGATCAGCGCACCCGTCGGACCGGTGATGACGCCGTCTTCTGGCGGCACCGCGATGTCGGCTGCCTCGAGGTGCTCCTCGCCGTCGCCGGTAGCGATACCGTAGAGGTCGCGGCTGTCCTCGTCGCCGAGATCGGCTGGCAGGCCGCTGAGATAGAGCGGCGTCGCACCCTGCTCGACGATCCAGCCGGTCAGACAGTCGGCGGTGTCCTCGACTGCTGTGGCGCTGATCGGGGCGTCACTCCGGAGTGCGAACAGGTCGTGGGCCTCGCTGACGTAGAGTCGCACCGGTGGCCGAACCGTTCGATCACCGCCCCGATAGATCCCGATCCGAGGCAGCCCCTCACAGTGAACGCTCGCGTAGTAGCGCATGTCGAAGTGCTCGACGAGGTGGTCGGTCGCGATCTTGCCGACGAGGCCGACGCCGGGAAACCCTTCGACGAGCGTCGGGTTCTCGAGTTCCGCTTCCGGACCCTGCAAGCGAACTTCAGCCATACCCCGACGGACGGCAGTCATCTGCATAAAATCGGTGGAACGCGGTCCCGGTTTCCGCTTGCACGCCCGTAGTGGTGTGCGACCGACCACCGCCGACGGCAGCCGACAGCGACGCTGATGCTGATTCCGCACGCTTCGAAACCCACAAGCGCCGGGCACTCGAACTCGCCGCCAATGGAGCCACTCGAGCGGTATCGATCGATTATCGACGATTTCGACGGCTTTCTCGCGGCCTGCAGGCGGCCACTTGGCAACGCCGTCCGCGTGAACACGATCAAGGCCACAGTCGAGCGGACGCTCACAGCCCTCGACGAGGAGGGCGTCGGCTACGACCAAGCCGACTGGAACCCGCGTGTCTTGGACCTCGAGACCGACTCGCCGGGATCGACGTGGACCTCGTTTCACGGCTTTACACACGGCCAAGAAGAGGTGTCTGCAGTGCCGGCAGTCGTCCTCGATCCCCAGCCGGGCGAACGAGTCTGGGACGCCTGTGCCGCGCCGGGCGGGAAAGCGACCCAGCTCGCGGCGCTGATGGACGACCGCGGGACGGTCGTCGCCAACGACAACAACCTCGGGCGCATCTCGGCGCTACGATTCAACGCCGAGCGATTGGGCGCGACCAGCCTCGCGGTGACCAACGCCGACGCGCGCAACTACTCGCTCAATCGCTTCGACTTCGACGCCTTCGACCGGACGCTGGTCGACGCGCCCTGTTCCTGCGAGGGGACGATCCGCAAGAACCCCGATGCACTCGATAACTGGTCGGAAGGCCACATCTCCTCGGTCGCGGGCATCCAGAAGGGGATCATCCGCCGGGCGATCCAGGCCACCCGCGAGGGTGGCACGGTCGTCTACTCGACGTGTACCTTCGCCCCCGAAGAAAACGAGGCCGTCGTCCAGCACGCCCTCGAGACCGAATCCTGTCGCGTCGTCGACTTCGACCTCGGCCTCGAGCACTCGCCCGGACTGACCGAGTGGGACGGCGCGACCTACGACGCGAGTCTCGAGAAGGCGGCCCGGATCTATCCCCACCAGAACGACACCGGCGGCTTCTTCGTCGCGAAACTGGAGGTGACCGCGTAATGAGCGACGAAGGAACGAACGACGGCCAGCGGTTCGATCGACTGCCCGCAACCGACGCGGAGCGAACCGTCGACGGACGAGCCACGCGCGAGGCGGTCGTCGACTACTTTGCAGATCGTTTCGGGATCCCACCGACGACCTTCGACGACTACACCTTCTGGGAAAAGGGCGCGGGCAAGATCTGGATCTACGCCGGTGACGCGCCGACGCCGATCGAAATCGAGGCGATCGGCATGACCTGCCTGCGGACCCGACAGGAACACTGGAAGCCCACGACGGACTTCGTCCAGCGCTTCGGTCGGCACGCGAGCGACTGCGTGATCGAACTCGAGCGCGAGCAGGCTCGCCGGTTCGCGACCGGCGAGGATCAGGAACTCGCGTGGGACGGCGACTGGGGGTATCTCATCGCCGCCCACGAGATCGCCGGGGAATTAGAGCCGATCGGCATCGGCCTCTACGTCCACGGCGAGCTGCGCTCGATGGTGCCGAAGGGCCGACAGCGCGACCTCGACTCATAACAATCAGGGCGACGGGACTGGACTACAGCGGCGCGCCCACCAACACGAGTTTCGCGCGCTCGTCGCCGCGGTTATGGATCTGTCGCGTTTCGCCGGGATCGAGTCGAATCACCTCGTCTGCCTCGAGCGTCACCGTCTCGTCGGCGTCGGGCAACTCGATGTCGACCGTTCCTTTGACGACGTAGTACACCTCTTCCTGTCCGGAGTCGGTCTCGTCGTGTTCCATTCCCTGACTGCCCGGCTCGAGTTCGAGCACTGAGATTCCTAACTCGTCGGCCTCGAGCGGCGCTTTGAGCATCCACATCCCACCGAGTGTGTCGTCGATGACTGACTCCGGATCGGTTTTGGTGGCCGTGTCGTAGCCCATAGTCGGTTCTCTCTATTTTGAGACTTAAAATCGAGGGCCCACATCGAAAGCGACAGCCAGCCGCTACTGGCCTTCGGCCCGCAATCCGGGGACGACGTCTGGCGACCCAGTACCCCTAAACGGGAACGCAACAGACAGAGACGTATGCGATCGTCAGCGGCGAACGCGGAGCTAGCGCTATTGCTCGAGGTGGCGGGCACGCCCAAACCGGGCAACGTCGACCGCCAGCGAGACCTCGCGGAGTTGCGGTTCGAACACTTCCTCGCCGGGGCGGTGGGTGCCCATGAGGGGCTCGAGCTGGCTGCAGACGGGGCTGCAGTGGGACCAGCCTTCGAGCGGGCCGTCGCGGGGATGGCTACACAGAAGGGTGGGAACACGCAGTTCGGCGCACTGTTGTTGCTCGTTCCCCTCGTGCGGGCCGCTCGCGAGGACCTCTCCCAACCCGTCGCCGAAGCCATCGTCCGCGAGACGACAGTGGGGGATGCGGCGGCGTTCTATCGCGCGTTCGACCACGTCGACGTGGGCGTGGCCGATCCGCCCACGGACATGGACGACCTCGACGTGCGCCGCGGCTCGGACGCGATTCCGGCACTCGAGGAGCGCGGACTGACGCTCTTCGAGATCATGGAGCGAAGCGTCCCGGGTGACGATGTCGCCCGTGAGTGGGTCCGCGGCTTCGATCGCTCCTTTGGGGCGGCCCGGAGACTCGCCAACGCAAACGGCCCAGTGACCGACCGCACTGCGTCGGTCTTTCTCTCCGTGCTCGCCGACCGCCCCGATACGCTCGTCGCGACGCGTCACGACGAGGCGACCGCAAAGGAGGTGACCGAGCAAGCCAGGGAACTGGTCGCGACCGACGCCCTCGAGACGGACCCGACCGCGGTCGAGACCTTCGCGGACGACCTCGTCGAGCGCGGAATCAATCCGGGGACGACGGCTGATATCACCGCAGCCGGGCTGTTCATCGCCCTCGAGCACGAGGCGATTACCGTATGAGCGGCGAGCGAGACGCGGACGCGGAATCGGCGGCGTGGCCCGTCACCCTCTCCGGGGTGACCGAATCGGTCGTGACCACGCTGGGACCGAACGGGCTGTGGAACGCCGCCCCACTCGGGCTCCACGCCGGCGATCCCGTCACCGCGCGGACGTGGGGCAACACCCGCACGCGCCGGAATTTCCACCGGCAAGGCGAGGGCTACATCCAGTTTATCGACGACCCCGTCGTCTTCGCCGACGCTGCCCTCTCGATCGTCGAGTTCGACGAGCCGACCCTCGAGCCGGCCTGTGCCTGGGCCCGCGTGACCGTCGAACAGGTCGACGCCGGCAGCGAGGGTGACACCGACTGGGAGGAGTGGGAGCTTCGACCACTCGAGGCGGGCGTCGAACGTGAAACGGTCCCGACGATCGACCGCGGGTTCGGAGCCGTCGTCGAGGCGACTGTCGCGGCATCCCGGCTCGGGGTCGCTGCGTACGACGACGCCGCACTTCGGGACCGGCTGGCGTATTTCGAGTCCGTCGTCGACCGTGCCGGCGGTCCGCGTGAGCGGGAGGCGCTCGAGCGCGTCCGCGACCACTCGTCGTGGTGAACCACCACAGGTAGCGCGCCACTCGGGTGTGTGTATGACGATCGACCAGCGGTGACACCGCTCGGCTGGCGGTGGCTTCGACAGGGCGGAGGATTTTGTCGGTCGGTGTGATAAGACGTGGCATGTCGGTCGCGACGTCCGACCAGCGCGAGTGGATCGTCAGTTCGTTCGGCTCGGTTCAAACCGAGGGCCGTCGTCGGGGAGGTCGATGAGCCGGTGTCGATCCACGTCGACCTCGAGCTCATCGCACTCGTCGCAGCCATCGTCGGGTTCGGCACCGCGGCCCAATTTCTCGCCGCGAAATACCGCGTTCCCAGCGTGTTGTTTCTCATCGTCGCGGGCATCGCGATCGGCCCCGAAGGACTCGGCATCGTGACACCCGACACCTTCGGCGACGCGCTCTCGACCATCGTCGGAGTGAGCGTCGCCATCATCGTCTTCGAGGGGTCGTTCCGGCTCACGTTCGAGACCGTCCGAACCGCACCGCGGGCGGCCAGACGGTTGATCACGATCGGCGCAGCGCTGTCGTTTCTTGGAACCGCGCTGGCCGTGCGGCTCTTCCTCGGTGCAAACTGGGACATTGCGTTTCTCGTCGGCGCGTTACTGGTCGCGACCGGCCCGACGGTCATCACGCCGATTCTCGCCGTGGTTTCCGTCCGCGAGGCGGTCGAAACGACCCTCGAGACCGAGGGGATCGTCAACGATGTCACCGCCGCGATCCTCGCGGTCGTCATCTTCAAGACGATGACGGCGCAGGAACTCGCACCGAGGGGGTTCGTCTTCCTGTTCGTAGAGCGCCTCGGGATGGGGATCCTCACGGGCCTCGCGATCGCAGGCGTCGTCTGGTATCTCCTGACGCAGGTCGAGCTCCCGGCGCAAGCTGCACCACAGACAGCCCGGTTGCTCGCGTTGGCCGGAGCCGTCATCGCGTTCGCGATCGCGGACTCTGTGTTCTCGGAAGCCGGCATCGCAGCCGCGGCCACCGCGGGCTTTACGCTCGGGAACCTCGAGTTGCCCCATCGAGAGGGGATCATGCGACTGAATCAGGACGTAACGGTGCTCGTCCTCTCGTTCGTCTTTATTACGCTCGCGGCGTTGCTCGAGTTCTCCGAACTCCGCGCGCTCGGGCTTGCCGGGCTTGCGGTCGTGGGAGTGGTGGCGGTGCTGTTGCGCCCGCTGGTCGTCTTCCTTTCGACGACTGGCGGAGCGTTTCCGATCCGCGAGCGGCTATTTATGAGCTTCATCGGCCCACGAGGGATCATTCCGGCCTCGGTCGCGACGCTGTTTGCGATTCGCCTCGAGACGAGTACGCCGCCGACGGATCCCGCAGGTGCGGACATCTTACTCGGGACGGTCTTTCTCGTCATCCTCGTCACAGACATCGTCGAAGCGGGCTTTGCGA contains:
- a CDS encoding cation:proton antiporter, translating into MSIHVDLELIALVAAIVGFGTAAQFLAAKYRVPSVLFLIVAGIAIGPEGLGIVTPDTFGDALSTIVGVSVAIIVFEGSFRLTFETVRTAPRAARRLITIGAALSFLGTALAVRLFLGANWDIAFLVGALLVATGPTVITPILAVVSVREAVETTLETEGIVNDVTAAILAVVIFKTMTAQELAPRGFVFLFVERLGMGILTGLAIAGVVWYLLTQVELPAQAAPQTARLLALAGAVIAFAIADSVFSEAGIAAAATAGFTLGNLELPHREGIMRLNQDVTVLVLSFVFITLAALLEFSELRALGLAGLAVVGVVAVLLRPLVVFLSTTGGAFPIRERLFMSFIGPRGIIPASVATLFAIRLETSTPPTDPAGADILLGTVFLVILVTDIVEAGFARQIAVAFGVIETAE
- a CDS encoding DUF447 domain-containing protein is translated as MSGERDADAESAAWPVTLSGVTESVVTTLGPNGLWNAAPLGLHAGDPVTARTWGNTRTRRNFHRQGEGYIQFIDDPVVFADAALSIVEFDEPTLEPACAWARVTVEQVDAGSEGDTDWEEWELRPLEAGVERETVPTIDRGFGAVVEATVAASRLGVAAYDDAALRDRLAYFESVVDRAGGPREREALERVRDHSSW
- a CDS encoding RsmB/NOP family class I SAM-dependent RNA methyltransferase, whose product is MEPLERYRSIIDDFDGFLAACRRPLGNAVRVNTIKATVERTLTALDEEGVGYDQADWNPRVLDLETDSPGSTWTSFHGFTHGQEEVSAVPAVVLDPQPGERVWDACAAPGGKATQLAALMDDRGTVVANDNNLGRISALRFNAERLGATSLAVTNADARNYSLNRFDFDAFDRTLVDAPCSCEGTIRKNPDALDNWSEGHISSVAGIQKGIIRRAIQATREGGTVVYSTCTFAPEENEAVVQHALETESCRVVDFDLGLEHSPGLTEWDGATYDASLEKAARIYPHQNDTGGFFVAKLEVTA
- a CDS encoding triphosphoribosyl-dephospho-CoA synthase; the encoded protein is MRSSAANAELALLLEVAGTPKPGNVDRQRDLAELRFEHFLAGAVGAHEGLELAADGAAVGPAFERAVAGMATQKGGNTQFGALLLLVPLVRAAREDLSQPVAEAIVRETTVGDAAAFYRAFDHVDVGVADPPTDMDDLDVRRGSDAIPALEERGLTLFEIMERSVPGDDVAREWVRGFDRSFGAARRLANANGPVTDRTASVFLSVLADRPDTLVATRHDEATAKEVTEQARELVATDALETDPTAVETFADDLVERGINPGTTADITAAGLFIALEHEAITV
- a CDS encoding aldo/keto reductase is translated as MVTSDADTIPPETCPTTDGMPMLGLGTWENEDPEQCAESVRTALEAGYRHIDTAQIYGNEDAVGDGIAAADVDREEIFLATKVWIDNLEHDDVLETTRESLDRLGVDYVDLLYVHWPSRTYDAEETLGAFSELVDEGLTNHVGVSNFQPEQLEVAIDVCDVPIFANQVELHPLLPQEELRETCENYDVEVVGYSPLARGQVIDQPEIKEIAAKHDASEAQVSLAWAREKGVTAIPKATSDAHIADNWASLTLELDQEDRNKIDAIDETSREVDPDFAPWN
- a CDS encoding proteasome assembly chaperone family protein, translating into MAEVRLQGPEAELENPTLVEGFPGVGLVGKIATDHLVEHFDMRYYASVHCEGLPRIGIYRGGDRTVRPPVRLYVSEAHDLFALRSDAPISATAVEDTADCLTGWIVEQGATPLYLSGLPADLGDEDSRDLYGIATGDGEEHLEAADIAVPPEDGVITGPTGALINSAARDEIDSVGLVVECDPQFPDPRAASVLLEEGIEPLADLEVDVQELVTSAEEIRAKREQLAQQMQAIGQEESSQAKPLRMYQ
- a CDS encoding cupin domain-containing protein, with the translated sequence MGYDTATKTDPESVIDDTLGGMWMLKAPLEADELGISVLELEPGSQGMEHDETDSGQEEVYYVVKGTVDIELPDADETVTLEADEVIRLDPGETRQIHNRGDERAKLVLVGAPL